The sequence TCCCGGAATTATATAATAAGGTTTTTTCAGATCATCTAAAATGGATTTTGCAAGGCGGAGATCGCTTCCTTTGCCGCTTTGTGAAATGTCGCCGGAGACGATAGTAAAGTCTATCCCGTCAAGGCGGTTAATATCGTCTACGGATCTTTTTAAGTCCTCTTCTCCCGTTCCGCTTCCCACGTGCAGATCGCTCATCCATGCAAAGCGGAAAGGCTTTATCTGTGCAAAGCCGGTAGTAAAAATTAACAGAACAAATATTAACAGTAGTTTTGTTTTCACTTTTTTTTCTTTCAGATTTGTTTAACAGTTTATTTTAAGCTAAAAATTTTCATCTATTGGAAGCCCCTCAAGCCTCATTATTTTGAGCGCATTTGTCGTAGGGCACGGACCTTCTCTAAGCTGGTAGTCAAACGTCATGACGTTTTCTGAAACCTTCTCCCTGAAGTGAAAATTTCTTGCCGAAGAAATCTCACCAGCGATTTTTGTCAGTTCCAGGTCATGCGTCGTTATAGCCCCGAACCCGTTCTTCCCTTCCAAGGCCTTAATGAAGGACCTGCTACCGACGAGCCTTTCCACGTTGTTTGTCCCCTTAAAGATCTCATCAATCAGAAAGAATACAGGCAGTTCTTCCCCATCATCGAGCATAAGGAGCAATGTTTTAAGTCTTTTTACTTCGGCATAAAAGTAGGAAATTCCGTCTGTTACGGAATCCGTTACCTTGATGCAGGTAAAAAGCCTTGAGAGCCTGAGCTCCATTTTTGAGGCATCTACGGGAGCACCCGCAAGTGCAAGCGCGGAGTTTATGCCCAGTGTCCTGAGGAATGTGCTCTTACCCGACATATTGGAACCCGTAATAAGGTTGATCTTATTTTCCTGATCCAGCACGAAGTCATTCCTCACCTTCTGCCCTTCAGGAATTAGCGGATGCCCGAGGTTTTCGACAGTAATAAAACTCTTTCCGCTTTTTCCATCATTTACTTCAGGAAACGCATAGCCGGGATTCAGGTACGCAAAATTGGCTAAGGACGACAAAGCTTCCAGACTGTGCCAGACCCGAAGCCACTCCGGCAGAAGGCGCGAAATTTCTTTTTTCAGCTTTCCCAGCTCTATTGCACAAAGATAGTCCAGAGGGGTGACTAGTATGATTAAGAACCAAATTAATGGATTACCCCTGAGCTGCATGGTATAGATAATCCGTTTTATCTTTTTCATAAAAGATGAAGGACCAGCCTCAAGGCTGTGAAAAGGCCGGCACAACTCTTTAAGACCAGGAGATTTTGAGAACCTGTTTGTTTCAATATTTCTGAATATACGGCTCAGGCTTCCAAGCTCTTTTTTTAATATATCGGTCTCATCAGGAATGTCTTCCATGTTCTTCTGATTCATGTAGTAGACCGAAAGATAAATGGCCGTGGAAATAACCCAGTAAGTTGGAATTATGTTCCAGATATTAAGCAGTATGAGTATAATATTTACGGGCGCCAGAACAGAAAGCACCACTGCCGCACGCCTGAGCTTTCTTTCTTTTCCGTCCCTCTCTTTTTCCAGCCAGGAGAGTATTGCGCTTCCGTCTGAAGGCTTGCCCGAGAATAAGGCAGAAACAATCAGGTTTTCCCTGAATTTCACCATCGGAATGAGCTCTTTAACGAGATCCTGCCTTTTATAAATTAAAGGGATCGAAAGTTCAGGCTCTTTCAGCCACTGCCTTAATATTCCGCTTCCCTCTTTGGAAGTGGCGGTATCCATCAGTAAATGAAGCGACTCCTCACCAACAAGGTTCAGGTCGGTTTCCCTAAAGTCTGCCTTATAGTCCGCCCCGGAGTAACTTTTGATGTTTTTCCAGTCGAGACTGAGCCTTGCAATATTCGACTGCTTGACGTAGAGTGCTATCCTGTAAAACTTAAGCTTTGAGAGGATCTTGCTGTGCCTGTGGGATAAGAAAAAAAGCGCCCCAAAAGAAAGTATTAATACGGCTGCTGAGGCATATCCGTACCTGAGGACATAAAGCACGAGGCCGCCTGCAATTCCGGTTAAAAATGCCGAGAGCCTGCAGAACGAAAACCGCCTGTCTATAGACATCAGCTTTTCTATAATCCTGCCCAGCCTCAGCTCAACATTTTTCAGCTCTTCAAGCCGGATGCTCATTGACATACTAAGATTCCTCAAATTTTAGGTATAAATATAACGTAATTTATCTGTTTTAAGATAGTCCCGGGGCGCCTTTTTTCTAAGTTCCAAGTTATTTTGTTTAACATTGACAAATTACATAAAAAAGCTATTATATATAAGAGACGTATGACTTAAGACTAGTTTTGAGATAGTCCTTTTATGTTCTACAGCATACTCCATAAGAGGCGATTGGTGAATCGTTACTAGTTGGTTATGATGCATTTAGTAATTATGTATAATTAACAACAGGAGTACAACATGATTTGGGCCATTATCGGAATTTTGTTTGTGCTTTGGCTGCTGGGACTTATCCTCAAAGTAACAGCCGGTGGATTAATTCATTTGCTGCTTGTAGTAGCTGTAATTATTGCATTGGTCAGGCTTTTCAGCGGACGTCGCGTGGTCTAGGTTAGCTATTGGCAACTAAAAAACATTCCTTATTTAAGAGGAAATCAGGCTCTGTTATAAAAAGCACAAGGAGGTAGGATGAAAAACTATCATTTATTATCCGCAAGTACAATTACTGGCGATGATGTTAAGAATACTATGGGTGAGGACCTGGGAAAAATAGAAGAAATCATGATCGATGTTAATTCAGGCAGGATTGCATATGTGGTTTTGTCATTCGGAGGATTTCTTGGCATTGGCGACAAATATTTTGCAATTCCGTGGGAATCTTTAAGACTCTCGACTGAAGAACATGCGTTCTATCTGGATGTTCCGAAGGAAAAACTTGAAAATGCCCCCGGTTTCGACAAGGATAACTGGCCGGATAACCCGGATCAGCAGTTTGTTTCCGATATATACAGCTATTATGGCTACCGTCCTTACTGGGACATAGAATAAACTTTTCCCGCAATTAAGGTTAAGAGCAGAAAATTAAAAAAAGCACAGCTTTCTGCTCTTAACTCTTTTTTTCTATTTTTCTGCAAATTTTGCACTGTTTTAGCTTTATTTGACTGCCTGCAGCTATTGTATCTGTAACGTTAAAATGTTATATTTGAAAACAATTTTTGATGCACCCGTAGCTCAACTGGATAGAGCATCTGACTACGGATCAGAAGGTTTGGGGTTCGAATCCCTACGGGTGTACAAATGATCCTGCGTTTTCAAAAGAAATGCAGGATTTGTTTTTTTAAAGCCGGAGAAATAATGCTGTTTTCTGAAGAGGTTTACAGGTTCATGTATGCCGCCTTAAGCGAGGCTGAAAAGGCGCTGGAGGAAAATGAAGTCCCCATTGGCGCCGTCGTAGTCCATAAAAACAGGATAATCGGCCGGGGCTACAACCAGACCGAAAGGCTAAAAGACCCTACGGCACACGCTGAAATTCTTGCCATTACCTCAGCTGCAAACCACCTCCAGAACTGGAGGCTTAATGAATGCGACATTTATGTAAACGTCGAACCCTGCGTAATGTGCACGGGAGCCATGATAGCTGCACGCATAGACTCACTCTACTTTTCCACTTATGAACCCAAATTCGGTGCCTGCGGCTCTTTATACAATATAGCAGAAGACGGACGCCTCAACCACAAGATTAAAGTCTACTCAGGTATATATGCCGAGGAAAGCCGGATGTTGATGAAAGAATTCTTTCAAAAAACAAGATCTTCGGGCAATTAGCTACTATTTTATTGAATTATATATTCTCTTTGTATTAGATTACATTAACAGAAAATAATTTTTCAGGACATAAAACAATGAGAATAGTAATTTTCGGGGCTCCCGGTGTGGGCAAAGGGACTCAGGCTCATATCCTGGCGGAAAAACTCGGGATTCCTCATATTTCAACCGGTGACATTCTAAGAAATGCTATAAAAAATGAAACGGCCCTGGGGCTTGAAGCAAAAAAAATTGTTGAAAGCGGCAACCTCGTGCCGGACGATATCATGGCAGGCATCGTTAAGGATGCCCTTTCAGATAAAACATGCGCTAAGGGATTTATACTGGACGGATACCCAAGAACACTCGACCAGGCAAAACTCCTGGACGAAATCTTAAAAACCCTACCTGAAGACAGTGAATACTTCCTGGCTATAGACGTCAATGACGAAGTTATTGTTCAGAGGCTCACAAACAGACTGACCTGCAAAATCTGCGGCAATATCTTTAATATTAGCGACATTAAGGACCTGAAGATTTGCCCCAAATGTAACGGCGTCGACAGCCTGTTTAAGAGAAAAGATGATGAAGAAAGCGTTATAAGGCAGAGGCTGAAAGTTTTTCATTCAACAACAGAACCGGTTCTGGACTACTATTCCTCACAGGGCAGGCTCAAATTTGTTGACGGGACCATGCCGGTCGACAAGGTTGCCGAAGAGCTTCTTGCAGAAATAAAAGCATGAAAAAATGTTTTATAAATAAAAAAAGGCCAGACTGCATAAATCTGGCCTTTTTCATATAAAAAATCATAACACTTCTGTAAATTTCCTGATCTATGAATCTACTGTGCTGCTTTTCTGCTTCAGTGTAACCTTAAGCGCCCTGCCCCCTTCAAGCTTAATTATCCCAGCGCTGAATTTTCTTACCAGGTCGTAATTATGCGTGGCAAAAATCACAGAATTGCCCCGGGCATTCAGCTTCTTAAAAAGCTCCATTATCTCAAGCGATGTTTCAGGATCAAGGTTTCCTGTCGGCTCATCTGCCAGAATAAGCATAGGATCATTGATAATTGCGCGCGCAATGGAAACTCTCTGCTGCTCTCCGCCCGAGAGCTCATAAGGCATGCTCATCTGCTTGTGCGACAGGCCCACTTCAGCCAGTGCCTTAAACACCTTTCTTTTTATCTGTTTACGCGGCGTTCCAGTAACTTCAAGCACAAAAGCCAGGTTATCGTAAACGTTTCTGTCCATTAAAAGCCTGAAGTCCTGGAACACAATCCCGATCTTCCGCCTTAAGTCGGGCAGATTTTTATCTTTAAGAATTGACGAGTCATATTCATTAAAGCGCACGGTGCCTTTATCGGGCCGGACATTCATGTAAATCAGCTGAAGGAATGTGCTTTTTCCGGCGCCGCTTTTGCCTATAAGAAATGTAAACTCCCCTTCATCCAGCCTGAAGTTCAGGTTTTCAAATACAGGCTGTTTGGAATAGCTAAAGGAAACGTTATTAAAGACTAGCATACACTCTACTTTACTTTTAATGCTATGAACTGCGCTCTTTCGGCATTCATATCCGCGTCTTCAAATGAAAACGCATTGAAGCATTCTTTGATTAAAAATCTATTCCTGGCCAGAAGCTCAAAATAAACTTCCAGAGGAAATATTTTCTGTTTGTGAATTTCCGTAAAAACGGTCCCATTAGCAAGCCTGATGTCAAATATATTGGTATGAATTCTTCTTTCCTTGTCGTACCTGCTCTTCTGAACGTAGCGGATCCCTTTATATGCCCCTTTCCGGTTTAGGTACCTTATGTTCTTAATGCTGTTTGTCTCCAGGCTCACGTCAAATGAGAAGATGCCGCCGGGCTTAAGAGAAGAATATACTTCGCTAAAAAACTGATTTATCGATTTTCTCGTCAGTAAATAATTAACGCTGTCGAATGCCGAGACAATGAGGTCAAACTTTTTCTTAAAAGGAAGTGCCATCATGTTGCAGCATACTTTTTTGAGTTCGGCGTCTTCTGACTGCAGAAGCATTTCATACGACAGGTCGGAAACTATTACGTCCTGGTAATACTTCTTTAGTCTTGAAGAAAGCTTGCAGTTGCCCCCTGCCAGCTCAAGCACGCTGCTTTCAGGCGGAATATAATCCTTTGTAAGCATGTAATAGTATTCAGCCCATTCATCGTAGCTAATAAAGCGCATGAGGTGGGAATATATTTCCGCAATCAGTTTATAAGGCTTGACTTCTTCAGACATTTTGCCTCTTGCGGTTTCTTACAATCCTGCGGGCAAGAAGAAATGCCTGCAGCATGCTGCTCTCGTCGGCAACATACCTGCCAGCAATGTCAAATGCCGTCCCGTGGTCAGGACTTGTCCTTACAACGGGAAGCCCTGCCGTAAAGTTGACTCCAGAGGAGAAGTTCAAAAACTTAAAAGGAATTAGGACCTGGTCGTGATACATTCCTATTACAACGTCGTACTTCAAATAAAGCCTGTTCGCAAAGAAGGCGTCGGGCACAAAAGGCCCTGAGGCCATATCACTGAAGCCTGAAGTTTTTATGGCAGGCGTAATTACTTCCAGTTCCTCCAGGCCAATTCTGCCATTTTCACCGGCATGGGGGTTAAGCCCGAGGACTGCAACTCTGGGACTTATTATATTAAAATCACGCCTCAGCGAAGAAATTACCACCTTAAGCGTCCTCTGTATGCTTTCTGTGGTAATAAGCTTAGGAACCCTTTTTACAGGTTCATGGATTGTCACAAGGGCGCACTTCATTTTTTTTGACCAGAACATCATAACAAAGTCTTTTACCCTGCTCCATTCGGCATACATTTCCGTGTGCCCCGGGAAGTCTATTTTAGCCATGCCGAGCGCTTCTTTTGAAATTGGCGCCGTTATTATGGCATCGGCAAGCCCGCGCGAAGCAATTTCAAATGACCCCTTTATTGCCCTGAAGCTTACAATGCCCGAGATGGCAGTAGGCTTGCCGGGCTCCTGAATAAATCCGTCTTCTTTGATGTTAATTATTTCCACCGGGCCTTTCTTTCGGACAGGTGCCTCAGGAATCTTATTTTGTATCTCGTAGGCAAAATCGGGCGGGATCTTCTCCGATATCCTTTCAAAGACCTCTGCCGGGCACAGGTAGTAAATTTTGAGGTTTCCCTGGCCGGAAATCCTGTTTATTGTCTTCTGGACAATCTCAGGTCCTATGCCGTTAATGTCGCCGCAGGTAAAGACAAAGTTATTCATAGCTTCCCGCTTAAGATGAAGTTTCCAAGGCCCGACTTGTCAACAAAAACAAACTGCCTCTCAGGCTCGTCATAGACCCAGACTTCACGCACATCTTTTGAACCGGTGTATATTCTTTCAACCGACTTAGGCTTTCCGAATTTAATGTAAATCTTTCCCCTGTCCGTTTCCGCGCCATCAGGGTTACTGATTAGTGAAAAGCTCGCTGCAGCGTAATCAACCCTTTTGTAAAACTCAGCCATCAGCTCGTTATATGCCGTCTCAGGCGTTGGATCAAACCTCTTCCAGTAATTTACGAGCTGTGTATAGTCCATTTTGCTTTGGGCTATATTTTTCTTTTGCTTTTCGTCCGCGTCAATATTCTTAAGGACTTTCACTGCATATTCAAGATTATTAAGTGAGCGGGGTTTGTTGTACCAGGTAACAGAGCGCCTGAAAAGAGTTTTTTCTTTATTTCCGCTTAAAAGGCTTATTGTAAGCGTCCCTTCCTGAAGCTTTTCATTGAACTTATGCAGAACAAAGTTGCGCGTAAGTGTGCCGTGTGAATTATATTCAGCAGTAATATTCTCCCTGTCGCGGCTGAATGACAACCCGGCAACAAATGAGCTCTTAAGGGAATCCTTAAATATTAGCGAATCGTTATTTTTCAGCTCCACATAAACTGAAGAAATGTTCGTATCGGTTACAGGAATAACCATGTCGTAATCTTCATGTGAAAACGGCACGTTGCCGTCAAAGCCCGCCAGCACGTGCTTCTGCGGACTTTTGGACGCTGCAAGGGCTTCCTTTAAGACTATCGGCGAAAGCGCCCATTTTTCATCCTGAGGCATAACTTTAAGATCAAACTGGGAGAGAACATGCTCGCTGTTTGTGTTAAAGTCATAAATTACCGGCACAACCTTATAGCTTCCCGCAGGAAGCGAGAGCTTGAGAACACCCTGCACATATTTGCTCTCTGAATTTGTTTCTTCAAAATCATTAACCGAGTATTCATTCTCCGTAATTTCCCGGTAGACTTTTCCCGTAAGGCTGTCCACGGCTTCAATATTCAGGCTGAAGTGTGTTGTAAAAACATCCTTGGCTTTTACAAATACGAGCCTGTTGCAGGTGGTCTGATAAGTAATATAGCAGTCGGAATTATTTCCCGAAGGGATTACAATTGTATCGAAGAATATCCCGCGCATCTGGTTTAAGCCCGGCCTTGAAGGCTGCGCTGAAGTAACTGCGCCAAGTAAGATGAGGCAGAGTAATAAGATTTTTTTCATATTTATCCTTTTTTCAGAAGGCAATATAAATGTGACGTTTTTCTTAAGATAACAAAAAGCCGGATCAAAAAGGCAATAATTCAGCCCTTGTTAATCCGGCTTTAGTAAAGAACTTTAATCAATAGATTAACTATTCATATTGTTTATAAATTCTTTATTATTTTTTGTTCCCTTCATTTTGTCGAGGAGGAATTCCATTGCCTCAATCGGGTCAAAATCGCTGAAGATTTTTCTTAAGATCCAGATCTTATTCAGCTCTTCCTCTCTTAAGAGGAGTTCTTCTTTTCTTGTACCCGACTTGTTGATGTCAATTGCCGGGAAGATTCTTCTGTCACTTAAGTCGCGGCTTAAGACAAGTTCCATGTTGCCTGTACCCTTGAATTCTTCAAAGATAACTTCGTCCATCCTGCTGCCTGTTTCAATGAGTGCCGTGGCAATAATTGTAAGGCTTCCGCCGTCTTCTGTATTTCTTGCAGAACCGAAGAAACGTTTCGGCTTATGGAGAGCATTTGCATCCACACCGCCGGAAAGGATTCTGCCGCTGTGAGGAGCAACAGTATTGTGTGCTCTTGCAAGCCTTGTAATACTGTCCAGAAGAATGACAACGTCCATATTTGCTTCAACCATTCTCTTGGCTTTCTCGATAACCATATTGGCTACCTGAACGTGGCGCTCTGCAGGCTCATCAAACGTAGAGCTGATGACTTCAGCCTGAACGGATCTCTGCATGTCTGTAACCTCTTCCGGGCGTTCATCTATTAAAAGCATGATAAGTCTGACTTCGGGGTGGTTACGTGTAATTGAGTTGGCAAGCTTCTGAAGGAGGATTGTTTTACCGCTTTTAGGTGGTGAAACAATGAGTCCTCTCTGTCCCTTTCCTATCGGCGAAAGTATGTCCATTATTCTCATTGAGTATTCGCCTGGAGCAGATTCAAGTATAAGTCTTTTGGTCGGATAAAGAGGAGTCAGGTTGTCGAAAAGTGTTCTTTCCCTGATTGTATCGGGGTCCTGCCCGTTTACAGCTTCCACCCTTAAAAGGGCGAAGAAGCGCTCTCCTTCCTTTGGAGGCCTTACCTGGCCTGAAACGTGATCCCCTGTTCTTAAGCTAAATCTTTTTATCTGAGATGGAGAAACATATATATCGTCGGGAGACGGAAGGTAGTTATAGTCGGAGCTTCTTAGAAAACCGTAGCCATCAGCAAGCACTTCAAGAACGCCTTTGGAGAAGGTCAATCCGTCTTTTGTCGTCTGTGCTTCTAAGATTTTGAAAATAAGTTCCTGTTTTCTAAGATCGCTGTAACCTGTAATTCCAAGTTCTTTAGCTATCTTATTTAAATCAACAATCTTCTTAGATTGAAGTTCAGAAATATCCATTGGCATATTTCAATCCTACATTAAGAATTATTAAAATACTATTATTGTGCATTATGTTAAAATTATAACCGGATTAGTTAATCGGGGTTATTTACTGATCACTCTGTTTTGAAAGCTGTGAAAGGAACAAGAGGAACTATAGTAAAATTATACTTATTGGTAAAAAATGTCAAGGCTTTTTTTTCTTCAACAGCTCTTCCTTGATCTTCCCCAGCACGTACATGCTCCCCAGCACGACGAGGCATTCGCCTTTTTCCTTTTTCGAAAAACTCTCCACAAAGTCAGCGCCGTTTTTCTCCTGGAAACAATTTATACCCAGCTCAAGCCCGATTCTTTCCAGTTCGTCAAGCCCTGCTGCCCTGTCGTAATCAATCGTGTTAAGGTGGATCTCATCAAAGTAAGGCGCCAGGGCCGTGAGCATTTCTTTAACCGCCTTATCCCTCATTACGCCAAAAAGAAGCGTCTTCTTTCTGAACTCATCTTTCTGAGGAATAAATGCGCTTAGGAAACTTTCTATACCCTCCGGATTGTGAGCTGAATCAAATATTATACGGGGCTGCTCCAGATAAACTTCATACCTACCCTGTATTCCGGAATTTTTTACAACGTTTTTGAGCCCTGAGTCTATATGACGCGGATTATTAAGGCCAAGCGTCTTATTAAGCGTTAATACTGCAAGTGCGGCATTATTCTTCTGATAAGGCCCGAATAAAGCCGGCTCAATTTTTTCAAGCCGCAGGCTCTCAGTCTTAAGCCCCGTGCTTTCCTTTTCCAAATAGTCACTAAGACGGAAGAGCTCCGCTTTCTTTTCGCTGCAGATATTTCTTATAGTCTTTTCAGCTTCTTCGGGCAGAATGCCTGTAAATACCCTGCACCCGTTTTTAATTATTCCCCCTTTTTCAAAGGCGATTTTTTCAAGCGTGCCGCCAAGAATTTCAGTATGCTCAAGGCTTATTGAAGTTATTATGGAAGCAAGAGGATTTAAGGTATTCGTTGCGTCAAGCCTTCCACCAAGGCCCGTTTCAACTGCGGCATATTCCACATTCATGTCGGAAAAGTACTTAAATGCCAGGGCTGTTGTAACCTCAAAGAACGTAGGTTTGTGTATATCTATGAAACGATTAATGCCGTTAATAAATTCCACAATATATTCATCAGGAATTTCTTTTCCCTGTATTCTGACCCTTTCATTGAACCTGATAAAATGAGGCGAAGTATAGAGTCCTGTTTTATATCCCTCTTCAATTAAAATGCTGGAAATAAAGGATGTTGTGCTTCCCTTGCCGTTTGTGCCTGCTATGTGAAAGGACTTAAAGTTTTTATGCGGATTACCCAGATATTCCAGCAAAGCTGTTATATTATCCAGGCCGAGCTTGATCCCGAATTTCTGCAGGGAATAAAGCTTGTCCAAAGCTTGTTTAATCTCACTGTCTGACATTTAATAACCTGATTCTATACTTGGCACGTTACCGGGGCATAATTTCATATAATGTATGAACCTGTCAAATCCGATATCTTTTTAATGCCCATTTTTCTGCAATATTCCACCAGCCCCGCTGCTATTTCCACACCCGCATTAGGGTTAACAAAGTTGACCGTTCCAATCTCAAATGCCGTGGCTCCGACGATCATAAATTCTGCGGCATCCTGCCACGTCATTATCCCGCCTATTCCGATAATCGGAATCTTAACCTGCCTTTTAATTTCCAGCACCTTGGCCAAAGCAACCGGTTTAATTGCCGGGCCGGACAGGCCGCCTGTAACGTTAAAGAGTTTAGGCTTGCGTGTATATATATTAAACGATGTACCAACGAGCGTATTTATGGCTGAAACGGCGTCACCGCCTTCCTCACTTACCACCCTTGCATAACTTGCAATGTCGGGCACGTTTGGAGAGAGCTTTATTATTACCGGCTTATCTGTTGCGGCCTTAACCTTCCGTGTAATCTCGCCCACGGCCCTCAGGTCGTGACCGAATATGAGCCCCCCTTCCCTGACGTTGGGGCATGAAATATTAATTTCAAAGGCCTTAATTACATCTTCGGCTGAAAGAATCCGCGTGCACTCCACATACTCCTCAATTGAGCTTGCGGCAATGTTGCAGACGATATTTGTATCAAACTGCTTCAAGAACGGGACTTTTGTTTTTATAAACTCCTCAACGCCCACGTTTGCCAGGCCTATTGCGTTCAGCATTCCTGACGAGGTCTCAACTATTCTTTGCGGAGGGTTGCCTTTCCTCGGCTTCAGGCTTACGGATTTTGTAATAACGGCCCCGATTTTATTTAAATCGGTAAGGTTCGAGATCTCGTTTCCGTATCCCACGGTCCCGGATGCCAGCATGACTGGATTTTTCAGCCTCATGCTTCCGATCTGAACCGAGAGGTCTATGTCCTCAGTGCTTAAAAGGCTCTTCTCAATCATATTACAACCTTTCTTATGTCAAAGACCGGACCGTCCTTGCAGACAAGATAGTATCCGTCTTTATCGAGGGCCTGAATAGGACAGCCCTGGCAGATGCCGAATCCGCAGGCCATTGCACATTCGGTTGAAACTTCACAGTTGTAGCCGTATTTCATGCAGAAATCTTTGACTGCCCTTAGCATCGGGGTTGGCCCGCATGCAAAAACCTTTATTTTTGCCCCGTCTAAAATTGCCTTATTTGCTTCCAGGAGCTCAACAACGTTTCCCTTAAAGCCCTTTGAGCCGTCGTCGGTGGAAATTATAGCGTTCTTCATTCCGTATGTTATTACGTCACCCGATGAACGCCCGCCTACAAAGCTGTAAATCTTTTTTTCTTCGGGCATTGCTTTGGTAAGGAAAGGAAACGGCGCAGAACCAAGCCCTCCGGCAACAAAAACGGCACATTCATAATCGTCACTGATCTTAAAGCCGTTTCCGAGCGGCCCCAGTATATCCAGGACTTCTCCTACCTTTTTATGCGAAAGCGTTTTTGTACCTTCTCCCGGCACGTTGAACATGAAAGAAAGGCTGTCGCCATCAACGTCACATATGCTGAAAGGCCTTCTAAGAAGGGGGAAATTGGAATCTGAAACTTTAACGTTACAGAACTGGCCGGGCTGTGCTTCGCGTGCAATTTCCGGGCAATGCACCTTTAGGAGGAATACTGCATTTCCCAGTTCAATCAGCTGTAAAACTTCTGCATTTGCAATAATCAAATATTACTCTCGTCTTCTTTATAAATCTAAATTCTATGCTTTTAGTTCCGGTTTCATGAATTTTTCTTCTACGGCCGTAATTTTATCCAGCCTTTTCTGGTGCCTGCCGCCAGAAAAAGAGGTTGTCATGAAAACTTCCAGAATCGATTTTATGGTCTCTTCACCAAGCGCCTTTGCTCCAACAACCAATACGTTTGCATCATTATGTTCTCTGGCACTTCTGGCCGAGAACTCGTTGTAGCAGGTTGCGGCCCTGATACCCGGGATTTTATTTGCGGTTATTGCCGAGGGAATTCCCGTAGCGTCCACAATAATCCCGAAATCAACTTTTTTCTCAATTACCTGAAGCGCAACTCCAAGGGCAAAATCGGGATAGTCGCATGAAGCCTCATCATGTGTCCCTACGTCTATTACACCGTAGGACTTGTC is a genomic window of Ignavibacteria bacterium containing:
- a CDS encoding bifunctional folylpolyglutamate synthase/dihydrofolate synthase, with protein sequence MSDSEIKQALDKLYSLQKFGIKLGLDNITALLEYLGNPHKNFKSFHIAGTNGKGSTTSFISSILIEEGYKTGLYTSPHFIRFNERVRIQGKEIPDEYIVEFINGINRFIDIHKPTFFEVTTALAFKYFSDMNVEYAAVETGLGGRLDATNTLNPLASIITSISLEHTEILGGTLEKIAFEKGGIIKNGCRVFTGILPEEAEKTIRNICSEKKAELFRLSDYLEKESTGLKTESLRLEKIEPALFGPYQKNNAALAVLTLNKTLGLNNPRHIDSGLKNVVKNSGIQGRYEVYLEQPRIIFDSAHNPEGIESFLSAFIPQKDEFRKKTLLFGVMRDKAVKEMLTALAPYFDEIHLNTIDYDRAAGLDELERIGLELGINCFQEKNGADFVESFSKKEKGECLVVLGSMYVLGKIKEELLKKKKP
- a CDS encoding dihydroorotate dehydrogenase, whose amino-acid sequence is MDLSVQIGSMRLKNPVMLASGTVGYGNEISNLTDLNKIGAVITKSVSLKPRKGNPPQRIVETSSGMLNAIGLANVGVEEFIKTKVPFLKQFDTNIVCNIAASSIEEYVECTRILSAEDVIKAFEINISCPNVREGGLIFGHDLRAVGEITRKVKAATDKPVIIKLSPNVPDIASYARVVSEEGGDAVSAINTLVGTSFNIYTRKPKLFNVTGGLSGPAIKPVALAKVLEIKRQVKIPIIGIGGIMTWQDAAEFMIVGATAFEIGTVNFVNPNAGVEIAAGLVEYCRKMGIKKISDLTGSYII
- a CDS encoding dihydroorotate dehydrogenase electron transfer subunit; protein product: MIIANAEVLQLIELGNAVFLLKVHCPEIAREAQPGQFCNVKVSDSNFPLLRRPFSICDVDGDSLSFMFNVPGEGTKTLSHKKVGEVLDILGPLGNGFKISDDYECAVFVAGGLGSAPFPFLTKAMPEEKKIYSFVGGRSSGDVITYGMKNAIISTDDGSKGFKGNVVELLEANKAILDGAKIKVFACGPTPMLRAVKDFCMKYGYNCEVSTECAMACGFGICQGCPIQALDKDGYYLVCKDGPVFDIRKVVI
- the rpiB gene encoding ribose 5-phosphate isomerase B, with amino-acid sequence MKKLILESDIIKLFRQGIKVLPVAPNDIVTPLALDKIKSLGITIVRREESEAIEADSTSGAPKVKLNKAAIGSDHTGFRIKGVLSKVLTDKSYGVIDVGTHDEASCDYPDFALGVALQVIEKKVDFGIIVDATGIPSAITANKIPGIRAATCYNEFSARSAREHNDANVLVVGAKALGEETIKSILEVFMTTSFSGGRHQKRLDKITAVEEKFMKPELKA